A region of Marnyiella aurantia DNA encodes the following proteins:
- a CDS encoding alpha/beta hydrolase, translated as MAVFIISNREISQVKEGTKTVSKFCFESQTGTSSFRIAKFMGFKPPLADGISKKEYKNLLKTHSDSSHEILSDYFDYDYLPVKEVLLELKHKGKASQDKLNRLRGSQRMFYEFYSTMLETKSGKRGDLLVFIHGYSYTFSDELEAIETLKRQYIDNPESPVQNLLLLSWPGSKSLFPYTYIDDKRNSIDAGMVFYKMMLKYNEFIKQVLADPELDFCGQRIHLMAHSMGNRLLRSALICMKTSGIMKVLDQVLLLNSDISVNSFDKEDESLYKLTKLANRISVYIHKSDDVLSISTLSKNILSPRLGKYGPVGIKNLPDNVVIVDCSHTRNDLGSKLQDIADHWGYLTSSEVQRDIFATLRGEHEELIAHRNLHKKHDRYFQIGESQA; from the coding sequence ATGGCCGTATTTATCATCAGCAACCGGGAAATCTCTCAGGTTAAGGAAGGAACAAAAACCGTATCCAAATTCTGTTTCGAAAGCCAGACAGGCACCTCCAGTTTCCGCATCGCCAAATTTATGGGCTTTAAGCCGCCATTGGCCGATGGCATAAGCAAGAAGGAATATAAAAATCTCCTGAAAACACATTCTGACAGTTCACATGAGATACTGTCTGATTACTTTGACTATGATTACCTACCGGTGAAGGAAGTTCTTCTGGAACTCAAACACAAAGGTAAGGCCTCACAGGACAAACTGAACCGGTTACGCGGCAGCCAGCGGATGTTTTATGAGTTCTACAGTACCATGCTGGAAACAAAATCAGGTAAGCGAGGGGATCTGCTCGTGTTCATTCATGGGTATTCGTATACGTTCAGCGATGAGTTGGAAGCCATTGAAACCCTTAAACGACAGTACATTGACAATCCCGAATCACCGGTGCAGAACCTGCTTTTGCTGAGCTGGCCGGGTTCAAAATCACTTTTTCCCTATACCTATATCGACGACAAGAGAAACTCTATAGACGCGGGAATGGTATTTTACAAGATGATGCTGAAATACAATGAATTCATCAAACAGGTGCTGGCCGATCCCGAACTCGATTTCTGTGGGCAGCGCATCCATCTGATGGCGCATTCCATGGGAAACCGGCTGCTGAGGAGCGCTTTAATCTGCATGAAAACCAGTGGTATTATGAAAGTCCTGGACCAGGTGCTTTTGCTGAACTCCGACATTTCAGTAAATTCATTTGACAAAGAAGATGAGTCACTTTACAAACTTACCAAACTGGCCAACCGGATTTCGGTATATATCCATAAAAGCGATGATGTTCTTTCCATCTCTACCCTATCCAAAAACATCCTCTCGCCCAGACTTGGCAAATACGGACCGGTGGGCATAAAAAACCTGCCGGATAACGTAGTAATTGTAGACTGTTCGCACACTAGAAATGATCTTGGAAGCAAGCTGCAAGATATTGCAGACCACTGGGGTTATCTCACCAGTTCGGAGGTGCAGCGCGATATTTTTGCTACGCTGAGAGGCGAACACGAAGAACTTATAGCACACAGGAATCTACATAAAAAACACGACCGCTACTTTCAGATCGGCGAGAGTCAGGCATAA
- a CDS encoding glycosyltransferase family 117 protein, with protein MKNWTFKKWNTVLGWVIFGIAFVTYLSTIEPNLSFWDAGEYIASAVKLEVTHAPGAALFQLVGAVAGLFAFGNGANYSLIINSMSALFSAFTILFLFWTITHLVRRLLNKDFEEVTVHEEISILFAGAIGALCFTFSDTFWFSAVEGEVYSMTSMFIALIVWLITKWENEYDQADSQRWIILIFFVVGLSVGVHMMAMLAIPAVCLIYYARNYEFSWKNFAVANVLTLIVLILVFKIIFPVIMTVFGKLEIFFVNGIGLPFHSGTVAAFILMAALCYFVLNYSNKSGNRILQTASLSLVFMIIGFSCWLVIPIRANANPPMNLNNPDTAIGMLDYYNREQYGDWPTFYGQNYTASLDANGILKNEDGSFKSKKTGDIYEKDEQSGSYRIVGERFNYVYSPNHVGFMPRMFNDDKNVMANYISMYGAPDFSFNYDNPDIADSPEARKIFDELRAKYEDGSISVSDYLEVRPYNLINVQKPSLAQNLDYFFSFQNNYYFFRYLMWNFVGRQNDLEGNMENTNGNWISGISFIDDALLGDQSRLPAKFKNDSTVAFYFLPFILAIIGFFFHLNRDFGRFYALLSLFVLTSVGIIFYTGVKPFEPRERDYAMVGSFYALAIWIGLGAAAILWYLQSKVKSNAANIVVGILLLGIPFMMGFQNYVPHDRSERYSAYDYAQSVLKSLPKDNILFVYGDNDTYPVWGLQETEGFRDDVKVVNFTLLSTPWNIDQVKRRTYNSSAVPGTLKHDDYRDGTNDQIVVFDAENLQGFIQNQLQNGAPESIFAPFTKYITQDSMTVKEAVEFVKMKSPEKDEMLKMLFGQEKYEKFNFIPVSRFVIPVNKANAVKSGAIKASDLPSTVDNITVEYRRGTMFKNNLILLDILANFDWNRTINFSNGGVYDSENIFYLDDYLQYDGFSYRLVPIKTSVREDGEMGRVDPESLYNVVKNFKWGNFKNTDVHFDQTSTSNIIGYRNSAGRAAEALALAGQKGKALEILDLASREIPVSKYSDPRSLSSIAYAYIVAGEEQKGLKLAEQLKKGIFAEYDYYNSLTPEQQKFVGRQMRTNTMEYSMVVAAVSDAYNKSGQRDKGYAYLVKSLEPVDKRFNTFIKNLEQMGKEKAFRESSKIQRITPFYSYLFDVMKPYDSTYASEKEDQITRAMMQVTQ; from the coding sequence ATGAAAAACTGGACTTTTAAAAAATGGAATACCGTACTGGGCTGGGTAATATTCGGTATTGCCTTCGTTACGTATCTTTCTACAATAGAGCCTAATCTTAGTTTCTGGGATGCCGGAGAATATATCGCATCTGCTGTAAAACTTGAGGTAACTCACGCACCGGGTGCTGCTCTGTTTCAGCTCGTAGGTGCCGTAGCCGGATTATTTGCCTTCGGTAACGGTGCCAATTATTCGCTTATCATCAATTCTATGTCTGCACTTTTCAGTGCTTTCACCATCCTGTTTCTGTTCTGGACAATCACGCATCTTGTGCGCCGTTTGCTGAATAAAGATTTTGAAGAAGTGACCGTGCACGAGGAGATTTCAATTCTTTTTGCCGGCGCCATAGGCGCCCTTTGCTTTACATTTTCAGATACTTTCTGGTTTTCTGCCGTGGAGGGCGAGGTTTACTCTATGACCTCTATGTTTATTGCGCTTATAGTCTGGCTGATAACTAAATGGGAGAATGAATATGACCAGGCAGACAGTCAGAGATGGATTATCCTGATATTCTTTGTTGTAGGTCTTTCTGTGGGTGTTCACATGATGGCCATGCTGGCTATTCCCGCAGTTTGTCTTATTTATTATGCACGTAACTATGAGTTCAGCTGGAAAAACTTTGCAGTTGCAAACGTACTTACACTCATAGTCCTGATCCTTGTTTTCAAGATCATTTTCCCGGTAATTATGACCGTGTTCGGTAAGCTGGAAATTTTCTTTGTGAACGGTATCGGACTGCCTTTCCATTCGGGAACGGTGGCTGCGTTCATACTTATGGCCGCGTTATGCTACTTCGTACTTAATTACAGCAATAAGTCGGGGAACAGAATCCTTCAGACCGCTTCATTATCCTTAGTATTTATGATCATAGGATTCTCCTGCTGGCTTGTTATTCCAATACGTGCCAATGCAAACCCACCTATGAACCTTAACAATCCTGATACCGCCATCGGTATGCTGGATTATTACAACCGTGAGCAGTATGGTGACTGGCCTACCTTCTACGGTCAGAACTATACCGCCAGTCTGGACGCCAACGGTATCCTGAAAAATGAGGACGGAAGTTTCAAAAGCAAAAAGACCGGCGATATTTATGAGAAAGACGAACAGTCCGGCAGCTACCGTATCGTGGGCGAGCGTTTTAATTATGTTTACTCGCCAAATCATGTTGGTTTTATGCCGAGGATGTTCAACGATGATAAAAATGTAATGGCCAATTACATCAGTATGTATGGTGCACCTGATTTTTCCTTTAATTATGACAACCCAGACATTGCCGACAGTCCTGAGGCACGCAAAATATTTGACGAGCTGCGTGCAAAATATGAAGACGGCTCCATAAGCGTATCGGATTACCTGGAAGTACGTCCCTACAATCTGATTAATGTCCAGAAGCCCTCGCTGGCGCAAAACCTCGATTATTTCTTCAGTTTTCAGAATAATTATTATTTCTTCAGATACCTGATGTGGAATTTTGTCGGAAGGCAGAATGACCTGGAAGGCAATATGGAAAACACGAACGGAAACTGGATTTCCGGCATCTCTTTCATTGATGATGCCCTCCTGGGAGACCAGTCCAGATTACCTGCTAAATTCAAAAATGACAGTACCGTAGCTTTCTATTTCCTGCCGTTTATCCTGGCGATTATCGGATTTTTCTTTCATCTCAACCGTGATTTCGGACGTTTCTATGCCCTGCTTTCCCTGTTTGTTTTAACAAGTGTCGGAATTATTTTCTACACCGGTGTAAAACCCTTTGAGCCAAGGGAAAGGGATTATGCAATGGTGGGATCCTTTTATGCTTTGGCTATTTGGATTGGTTTGGGTGCCGCTGCTATTCTGTGGTATCTGCAGTCCAAGGTAAAATCCAATGCTGCTAACATTGTTGTAGGAATCCTCCTGCTTGGAATTCCGTTTATGATGGGTTTCCAGAACTATGTTCCGCATGACCGCAGCGAGCGGTATTCTGCTTATGATTATGCCCAGTCGGTTCTGAAATCTTTACCGAAAGACAATATCCTGTTCGTTTATGGCGATAATGATACTTACCCTGTATGGGGTCTGCAGGAAACAGAAGGCTTCCGCGATGATGTAAAGGTGGTGAACTTTACACTGCTTTCAACTCCATGGAATATTGACCAGGTGAAACGCCGTACCTACAATTCCAGCGCTGTGCCTGGAACCCTGAAACATGATGATTACCGCGACGGGACCAATGACCAGATTGTTGTTTTTGATGCGGAAAACCTTCAGGGTTTCATCCAGAATCAACTGCAGAACGGGGCCCCCGAAAGCATATTTGCGCCATTTACCAAATACATCACCCAGGATTCCATGACCGTAAAGGAGGCGGTGGAATTTGTAAAGATGAAAAGTCCGGAAAAGGATGAAATGCTGAAGATGCTCTTCGGACAGGAAAAATATGAGAAGTTCAATTTCATCCCTGTCTCCCGTTTCGTCATTCCGGTAAATAAAGCAAATGCTGTAAAATCCGGGGCTATAAAAGCTTCTGATTTGCCTTCAACAGTGGATAATATTACTGTTGAATACAGACGTGGAACCATGTTCAAGAATAACCTGATCCTGTTGGATATCCTGGCTAATTTCGACTGGAACCGTACAATTAACTTTTCCAACGGAGGGGTGTATGACAGTGAGAATATCTTTTATCTGGATGATTACCTGCAGTACGACGGATTCAGCTACAGACTTGTTCCAATTAAAACTTCAGTTAGGGAAGATGGCGAGATGGGCCGTGTAGACCCCGAATCACTTTATAATGTGGTGAAGAACTTCAAGTGGGGTAATTTTAAGAATACAGATGTTCACTTCGATCAGACATCAACCTCAAATATCATTGGCTACCGAAATTCAGCCGGAAGAGCTGCTGAAGCACTGGCACTTGCCGGACAGAAGGGGAAAGCACTGGAAATACTGGACCTCGCATCCCGTGAAATCCCGGTTTCAAAATACAGTGATCCGCGTTCACTTAGTTCCATTGCCTATGCCTATATAGTTGCAGGCGAAGAACAGAAAGGTCTTAAACTGGCAGAGCAGCTTAAGAAAGGAATTTTTGCGGAATATGACTATTATAACAGTCTGACTCCTGAGCAGCAGAAATTTGTGGGCCGTCAGATGCGTACCAACACAATGGAATACTCCATGGTGGTGGCCGCAGTGAGCGATGCCTATAACAAGAGCGGACAGCGCGATAAAGGTTATGCTTATCTGGTAAAATCTCTGGAACCTGTGGACAAACGATTCAACACCTTCATCAAAAATCTGGAGCAGATGGGTAAGGAAAAAGCATTCCGCGAAAGTTCCAAGATACAGCGTATTACGCCTTTCTACAGTTATCTTTTTGATGTGATGAAGCCATACGATTCCACGTATGCCAGCGAGAAAGAAGATCAGATTACCAGAGCAATGATGCAGGTAACCCAATAA
- a CDS encoding aminotransferase class I/II-fold pyridoxal phosphate-dependent enzyme: MVDIFERIKQNPGPLGQFADYAEGYFVFPKLEGPIGPRMQFQGREVVFWSANDYLGLCNHPEVLEADAKAAAEYGMFYPMGARAMSGETAQHQQLENELAEFVEKEAAYLLNFGYQGMVSTIDALVSRHDVIVYDADSHACIVDGVRLHMGKSFTFKHNDMASLEKNLARATKVAEENGGGILVITEGVFGMRGMQGKIKEICDLKSKFNFRLLVDDAHGFGTLGKTGAGAGEEQGCQDQIDIYFSTFAKSMAGFGAFIAGDKEIIRILKYNLRSQVFAKSLTMPMVIGGLKRLELLRTRPEIKEKLWENVNKLQNGLAERGFNLGNTNTCVTPVMMQGSTVEATMLVKDLRENYGIFTSVVIYPVIPKGMILLRLIPTASHTDAEINETLDAFDAIHDKLTSGVYKEQEKKLLEEQGLSFKAD; the protein is encoded by the coding sequence ATGGTAGATATTTTTGAACGGATCAAACAGAATCCCGGACCACTGGGACAGTTTGCAGATTACGCAGAAGGTTATTTTGTATTTCCTAAACTGGAAGGACCTATAGGACCCCGTATGCAGTTTCAGGGACGTGAGGTTGTTTTTTGGAGTGCCAATGACTACCTGGGACTCTGCAACCACCCTGAAGTTCTGGAAGCCGATGCAAAAGCAGCTGCAGAATATGGAATGTTTTATCCGATGGGTGCCCGTGCAATGTCCGGCGAGACTGCCCAACACCAGCAACTGGAAAACGAACTGGCTGAATTTGTTGAAAAAGAAGCTGCCTACCTGCTGAACTTCGGGTATCAGGGAATGGTTTCCACAATTGATGCCTTGGTTTCCCGTCATGATGTAATTGTTTATGATGCAGATTCTCACGCCTGTATAGTAGACGGTGTGCGTTTGCATATGGGTAAAAGTTTTACCTTCAAGCATAACGACATGGCCAGTCTGGAGAAAAACCTGGCACGTGCCACCAAAGTAGCCGAGGAAAACGGTGGTGGAATCCTGGTGATTACCGAAGGTGTTTTCGGGATGCGCGGTATGCAGGGTAAAATTAAAGAAATTTGCGACCTTAAATCCAAGTTCAACTTCCGTCTTTTGGTTGATGATGCCCATGGTTTCGGTACATTAGGTAAAACAGGTGCCGGTGCCGGTGAAGAACAGGGCTGCCAGGACCAGATCGATATTTACTTCTCCACTTTTGCCAAATCAATGGCAGGATTCGGAGCATTTATTGCGGGCGACAAAGAGATCATCAGAATACTGAAATATAACCTCCGTTCTCAGGTTTTTGCAAAATCTTTGACAATGCCTATGGTAATCGGTGGGTTGAAAAGGTTGGAACTTTTGCGCACCAGACCTGAGATTAAGGAGAAACTTTGGGAAAATGTGAACAAGCTGCAAAATGGTCTGGCTGAACGAGGCTTTAACCTGGGTAATACCAATACCTGCGTTACGCCGGTGATGATGCAGGGATCCACAGTAGAAGCTACCATGCTTGTGAAGGACCTTCGTGAAAACTACGGTATCTTTACTTCAGTGGTGATCTATCCGGTGATACCAAAAGGAATGATCCTGCTGAGACTTATTCCAACCGCATCGCACACAGATGCTGAAATCAACGAAACACTGGATGCATTTGATGCGATCCATGACAAATTGACTTCCGGTGTGTATAAAGAACAGGAGAAGAAACTACTGGAGGAACAGGGTTTGTCTTTTAAAGCAGATTAG
- a CDS encoding FoF1 ATP synthase subunit delta/epsilon, with product MNIKILTPEFVVFEGEVKSVLLPGKNGDFHIKKDHAAIVASLINGKIRIFTDSIGEKYAEKFVRENEKENVYSFKVKSGVIEFNNNQGIILAE from the coding sequence ATGAACATAAAAATTTTAACTCCGGAATTTGTAGTCTTTGAAGGCGAAGTGAAATCCGTTTTGCTTCCCGGAAAGAACGGTGATTTCCATATCAAGAAGGACCATGCTGCCATTGTTGCCTCTCTGATAAACGGAAAGATCAGAATCTTTACAGATTCCATCGGAGAAAAGTATGCGGAGAAATTTGTTCGCGAGAACGAAAAGGAGAACGTTTACTCTTTCAAAGTGAAGAGCGGGGTTATTGAATTCAACAATAACCAGGGCATCATTCTAGCAGAATGA
- a CDS encoding bifunctional riboflavin kinase/FAD synthetase, with the protein MNIVRNLYEYQEKTPLALSIGMFDGVHRGHQTIINQLNTIGHEKGLQSAILTFWPHPRTVFNPKDDLKLLNTIDEKIYLLEKNGVEHLFLKEFDEHFRNLSGAEFVKQILVEKLNVKHLIIGHDHTFGKNKSGDFNLLKEMSAECGFEVQQVQAVNYHAKNISSTQIRNALAAGNVTEANDMLGYVFSVSGTVVNGRKIGRTIGYPTANIETDPLKLLPKKGAYIVEVFVKNQKYKGMLSIGTNPTVNGTSLSTEVYILDFNEDIYGEEISVNFRSFLHDEIKFESLEKLIERLDEDKLLTEKFTF; encoded by the coding sequence TTGAATATCGTCCGAAACTTATATGAATACCAGGAAAAAACACCGCTGGCACTGTCTATAGGTATGTTCGACGGGGTGCACCGCGGCCATCAGACCATCATAAACCAGCTCAATACTATTGGACATGAAAAGGGTTTGCAGTCGGCCATCCTCACCTTTTGGCCGCATCCGCGTACGGTATTCAACCCGAAGGATGACCTGAAACTGCTGAACACCATCGACGAGAAGATCTATCTACTTGAAAAGAACGGTGTGGAGCATCTTTTCCTGAAAGAATTTGACGAACATTTCCGCAATCTCAGCGGTGCCGAATTTGTAAAGCAAATCCTTGTAGAAAAGCTGAATGTAAAGCATCTGATCATTGGTCACGACCATACCTTCGGCAAGAACAAAAGCGGTGATTTTAATCTCTTGAAGGAAATGTCTGCCGAATGTGGCTTTGAAGTCCAGCAGGTGCAAGCTGTGAATTACCACGCCAAAAACATCAGTTCCACCCAGATCAGAAATGCACTGGCGGCGGGTAATGTAACGGAGGCCAACGATATGCTCGGCTATGTATTTTCGGTCTCAGGAACAGTGGTCAATGGAAGAAAGATAGGACGTACCATCGGTTATCCTACGGCAAATATTGAGACCGATCCCTTAAAGCTTTTGCCAAAAAAAGGTGCTTATATCGTGGAAGTCTTTGTAAAAAACCAAAAATACAAAGGAATGCTGAGCATCGGCACCAACCCTACCGTCAACGGCACTTCCCTGTCCACCGAAGTTTATATCCTGGATTTTAATGAGGATATCTACGGTGAAGAAATTTCAGTGAACTTCCGTTCCTTTCTGCACGATGAAATTAAGTTTGAATCCCTGGAAAAGCTGATTGAAAGACTGGATGAGGATAAGCTACTGACTGAAAAATTCACTTTTTAA
- a CDS encoding NAD(P)H-binding protein, with amino-acid sequence MKALIIGATGATGKDLVNQLLQDSEFTRVVVFVRKPLTLQHPKLSVHIVDFDKPNEWKDLVKGDVAFSCMGTTLKDAGSKEAQRKVDYDYQLNFAKSAKENGVDDFILVSAYGASPKSKIFYSRMKGELEEEIKKLHFNKLTIFSPGMLDRHDSERTGEVLGGKIIKFANKLGILEQQKPLPTPVLAKAMINAARIKSNGYSKIKLGNIFSFAAKKNG; translated from the coding sequence ATGAAAGCACTCATTATAGGAGCCACCGGCGCCACCGGAAAAGATTTGGTAAATCAACTGCTGCAGGACAGCGAATTCACTCGGGTGGTTGTTTTTGTGAGAAAACCCCTGACACTCCAGCATCCAAAACTTAGCGTACATATTGTCGATTTTGATAAACCAAACGAATGGAAAGATCTGGTGAAGGGCGATGTCGCCTTTTCCTGTATGGGTACCACACTGAAGGACGCTGGCAGCAAAGAGGCGCAGCGCAAAGTGGATTATGATTACCAACTGAACTTTGCCAAAAGCGCGAAAGAAAACGGTGTGGACGATTTTATTCTGGTGTCTGCCTATGGCGCGAGCCCAAAATCAAAGATCTTTTATTCCCGAATGAAGGGTGAGCTGGAGGAGGAAATAAAAAAGCTGCATTTCAATAAACTGACCATCTTCAGCCCCGGCATGCTGGACCGACATGATTCGGAACGTACAGGCGAAGTGCTGGGCGGCAAGATCATTAAATTTGCCAATAAACTGGGCATCCTGGAACAGCAGAAACCTTTGCCAACTCCCGTGCTGGCTAAAGCTATGATCAATGCGGCACGGATAAAATCCAACGGTTATTCCAAGATCAAACTGGGCAATATTTTCAGTTTTGCAGCAAAAAAGAACGGCTGA
- the atpD gene encoding F0F1 ATP synthase subunit beta — protein MANQIKGKISQIIGPVLDVVFRGAEELPNIYDALEITKTDGSKVVLEVEQHIGEDTVRCIAMDATDGLQRGQEVVGLGKQITMPTGEGVYGRLFNVVGDAIDGIQEVSKEGGLPIHRDAPKFDQLSTSAEVLYTGIKVIDLIEPYAKGGKIGLFGGAGVGKTVLIQELINNIAKGHGGLSVFAGVGERTREGNDLLREMLESGIIKYGDEFMHSMENGGWDLSKIDLEEMKDSKCTFVFGQMNEPPGARARVALSGLTIAEYFRDGDGQGQGRDVLFFVDNIFRFTQAGSEVSALLGRMPSAVGYQPTLASEMGAMQERITSTKNGSITSVQAVYVPADDLTDPAPATTFAHLDATTVLDRKIASLGIYPAVDPLASTSRILTPEILGDEHYDTAQRVKEILQRYKALQDIIAILGMEELSEEDKLVVYRARKVQRFLSQPFHVAEQFTGLKGALVDIKDTIKGFNMIIDGELDQYPEAAFNLKGTIEEAIEAGQKMLAENA, from the coding sequence ATGGCAAACCAAATTAAAGGAAAAATTTCTCAAATTATCGGTCCGGTTCTCGACGTCGTTTTCAGGGGAGCGGAGGAACTGCCGAATATTTACGACGCACTGGAAATAACCAAAACAGACGGCAGCAAGGTAGTTTTAGAAGTAGAACAACATATAGGTGAAGATACAGTAAGATGTATCGCAATGGATGCTACAGATGGACTTCAGAGAGGTCAGGAAGTGGTAGGATTGGGCAAGCAGATTACCATGCCAACAGGTGAAGGCGTATATGGAAGACTGTTTAATGTTGTTGGAGATGCCATTGACGGAATCCAGGAGGTTTCCAAAGAAGGAGGATTGCCAATCCACAGAGATGCGCCAAAATTTGACCAACTTTCCACATCAGCCGAGGTTCTTTATACCGGAATTAAGGTAATTGACCTTATTGAGCCTTATGCGAAAGGAGGTAAGATTGGTTTGTTCGGTGGAGCAGGTGTTGGTAAAACGGTACTGATCCAGGAATTGATTAACAATATTGCAAAAGGTCACGGTGGTCTTTCGGTTTTTGCCGGGGTAGGTGAAAGAACCAGAGAAGGAAACGACCTTTTGAGAGAGATGCTGGAATCCGGCATTATCAAATACGGCGACGAGTTCATGCACTCCATGGAAAATGGAGGTTGGGACCTGTCCAAAATTGATCTTGAAGAAATGAAAGATTCCAAGTGTACTTTCGTATTCGGACAGATGAACGAACCACCGGGAGCAAGAGCACGTGTTGCACTTTCCGGTCTTACCATTGCTGAATATTTCCGTGACGGTGATGGGCAGGGACAGGGAAGAGACGTTCTTTTCTTTGTTGATAACATCTTCCGTTTCACCCAGGCAGGTTCTGAGGTATCTGCACTTCTTGGCCGTATGCCTTCTGCGGTAGGTTACCAGCCAACGCTAGCGTCAGAGATGGGTGCGATGCAGGAAAGAATTACATCTACCAAGAACGGTTCCATTACATCTGTACAGGCGGTTTACGTACCTGCGGATGACCTTACCGACCCGGCTCCGGCAACTACATTTGCCCACCTGGATGCTACAACGGTACTGGACAGAAAAATTGCTTCCCTTGGTATTTATCCTGCGGTTGATCCATTGGCTTCAACTTCAAGAATCCTTACACCTGAGATCCTTGGAGATGAGCACTACGATACAGCACAGAGAGTGAAAGAAATTCTTCAGCGTTACAAAGCGCTTCAGGATATCATCGCCATCCTTGGTATGGAAGAACTTTCTGAAGAAGATAAACTGGTTGTTTACCGTGCAAGAAAAGTACAGCGTTTCCTTTCTCAGCCTTTCCACGTAGCGGAACAGTTTACAGGTCTGAAAGGAGCACTGGTTGACATTAAAGATACCATCAAAGGTTTCAACATGATCATCGACGGTGAACTGGATCAGTATCCTGAAGCAGCCTTCAACCTGAAAGGAACCATTGAAGAAGCTATTGAAGCAGGACAGAAAATGTTGGCGGAAAACGCTTAA
- a CDS encoding PLP-dependent cysteine synthase family protein, with protein MSNVYDNILGLIGNTPMVKLNAVTREIPAKVYAKLESCNPGHSTKDRIALHIIEKAEEKGILTPDSVIVETTSGNTGFSVAMVSIVKGYKCILAVSDKTKAEKIAYLKALGAQVYVCPANVPADDPRSYYEVAKRIAAETPNSVYINQYFNELNIDAHYQTTGPEIWEQTEGKVTHLFACTGTGGTLSGSAKYLKEKNPNIKIIGVDADGSILKGYHETGKINPLDIKPYQIEGMGKNLLPSALLFDQIDQFVKVNDEMSAYRTREIALKEAIMGGYTCGAVTQGLIQYAAANNFGPDDLVVLIFPDHGSRYITKVYSDEWMAQQGFVNNCVHNYDEVFKTEYIK; from the coding sequence ATGAGTAATGTTTACGATAATATTCTTGGCTTAATCGGAAATACTCCCATGGTAAAACTTAATGCGGTTACCAGGGAGATCCCAGCAAAGGTGTATGCTAAACTGGAGTCCTGCAATCCCGGACATTCTACAAAAGACCGGATTGCCCTGCATATCATAGAAAAAGCCGAGGAAAAGGGAATTTTGACACCGGATTCGGTGATTGTGGAAACGACCTCCGGCAATACCGGGTTCTCGGTGGCCATGGTTTCAATCGTAAAGGGTTATAAATGCATTCTGGCCGTAAGCGACAAGACAAAGGCAGAGAAAATTGCTTATCTGAAAGCGTTAGGTGCTCAGGTTTATGTGTGCCCGGCCAATGTTCCCGCGGACGATCCACGCTCCTATTATGAGGTCGCGAAAAGGATTGCAGCTGAAACACCGAATTCCGTATATATCAATCAGTACTTCAACGAACTTAATATTGATGCCCATTACCAGACTACAGGTCCGGAAATATGGGAGCAGACGGAAGGTAAAGTGACTCATTTGTTTGCATGTACAGGAACAGGTGGTACGCTCTCCGGATCAGCGAAATATCTTAAGGAGAAAAATCCAAATATTAAGATTATCGGTGTAGATGCGGATGGTTCAATACTTAAAGGTTACCATGAAACCGGTAAGATTAACCCATTGGATATCAAGCCCTATCAGATTGAAGGTATGGGTAAGAATCTGCTCCCTTCGGCATTGCTGTTTGATCAGATTGACCAGTTTGTTAAGGTTAACGACGAAATGTCGGCCTACCGGACAAGAGAGATCGCCTTAAAAGAGGCTATTATGGGTGGTTACACGTGTGGTGCCGTAACCCAGGGACTTATTCAGTATGCAGCAGCAAATAATTTCGGTCCTGACGATTTGGTAGTCCTTATCTTCCCGGATCATGGGTCCAGATATATCACCAAGGTGTACAGTGATGAGTGGATGGCTCAACAGGGATTCGTGAACAACTGCGTGCACAATTACGACGAGGTTTTCAAAACCGAATACATCAAATAA
- a CDS encoding MmcQ/YjbR family DNA-binding protein: MEIDEILAYCNAKKGVKETFPFDKETLVLKVGGKMFLLIPLEQQPLTISVKTDPEWSADLRAQHPQITGAYHMNKTHWNSVVCEGLKKELILQLIDQSYELIFKSLTKKKQTEVQGS; the protein is encoded by the coding sequence ATGGAAATTGACGAAATACTGGCATATTGTAATGCCAAAAAAGGAGTGAAAGAAACATTCCCCTTCGATAAGGAGACTTTGGTGCTTAAAGTAGGCGGCAAAATGTTCCTCCTGATCCCGCTGGAGCAGCAGCCACTGACTATTTCCGTAAAAACCGACCCGGAATGGAGCGCCGATCTGCGAGCCCAGCATCCTCAGATTACGGGTGCGTACCACATGAACAAGACTCACTGGAACTCGGTGGTGTGCGAAGGCCTGAAAAAGGAATTGATCCTACAGTTGATCGATCAGTCGTATGAACTTATCTTTAAATCATTGACAAAGAAAAAGCAGACAGAGGTACAGGGATCTTAA